CTGTATCATCAATTGAAACAAAAATAACACCATCTTCCTTTAAAAGATCGCGTGCTAGTATCAATCTATCGTTCATCATGTTTAGTCAACCATTTTGAGTAAATTTATCTTTGTAGACAAATTTACCTGTATTTTCATAATCTTGACTATTTCCGTCTTCTTTGGTTGCTTCGGTATTATAAGGAGGATCGATGTAAATTACATCATAGCGAGGAGCATGACTATGCTCTCTCTCTCTCTCTCTCTCTCTCTCATTCTATTAAGTTTAATGCTTTTAGAGCATCATAGTTTTCACCAATAATAAGTTGGTTTTGAGGTTTTTGGTCATTTAATTTAAATGAACGTGTTTTATCTTTTTCTAAGATAACAACTTTATCTTTGTTTGGCACATCTGGTGCAGCATCAAATCTAAAACCTAATTTAATTCTATTGATTAGGAATTGATATGCATTTTGTAAATTGTTTGGTTGTTTTTCGTTAACTAACTCTAACATTAATTTAACTAATTCTTTTTGATCATTGTTAAATTCTGTTGGAAGTAATTTATCAACTTTATCCAAGTAGTCTTTTAATAAGACTTCTTGTGTATTTTTATTATTCATTTTTAAATCCTCCTTATAAGATTTATGTATATAAATTTTAGCAAAATCAAGAATGAGATATAACAAACATGGAAATTATCAATCAAATATTCCATCTTTTGTTGCAATAAAAATGCAACACATATAATGCGTTGAATTTTACAAAGTTAAGTTCTATTCTTTATTGTTGAGTTGTTGTAAGTAATTTATGAAGGCCGAGCATGATACAATCATATATAATGCTTCTTCATAGGTTGCTGATTTTCTATTTTTTAAACTTCCAGCGTGTCTTATACCATTGGCATCACTTGTTCAACCATATAAGGATACATATCCATCTTCTAAAGCGGGATGTATTTCTAAGTTTCTTTTTTTCTTTTTAAGTTTCGCAAAAAAGTCCTTTAAACCAGAAATACTTTCATTCACAATTTTTGAACAACATAATTCAACGTCTGTTATTGATTCTTTAATTGAATTTTCAAAATCTTGTTTTTTCAAATGTCTTAATGCTTTAGAAATGTGAGTACTAATATCATCGATTTTTAAAGTATTTTCTATTGATTGTATTTGATTTTCATCAATTATGGAATTAATAGTTAAATTGTTAAACACCCTATAACCAATACTATTTTCTTTAAATGTATTATTTGTTCGTTCAACTGTCCCGTCTCTTTTAAAATTTTCACAAATTTCGGTAGGCTCATCGTAAGGTGGTTCTGGTTTTCGACAATTTGCGTAATCCTTGTTTAGTTTTTTTAATAAAAATTCTAAGAAGTCTAAAACTCATACATAATCCTGATTTAGAATAAATGCTTGAATAAAGTTGTAAAAGTTGATTGATTCAGTATCTCCTTTTCTTGGATTATATTCCTTATGATTATTTGTTTTCATTTCTTCTATATCACTTATTCTTATTGGCGGTATTTTTCTAAAGTATTTTGCTATTTTGTCATAATCTATTGAATCAAAAACATCTAGGTGTGATTTTATTTCATTAAATAATGAAACTCTACATTTAATGTCTAACTCTGCTCTGATATTTTTAAATTCTTATTCATATTTGCTCTTATATCAGGGTGCTTTCTATCTAAAAAACCACCTTCTATCGGTATTACTTTTTCATTGTTAAATATCATATTTTGCTCTTCTTTGTTTTTTATATTTACCTCCTAATCTCCAATTTTTATTCATGGAGTTTTTAAAAATATTATTAGATATTATTATTTTATCAAAGTCGCTTTGTTAAGGCTTTATGAAACATTCTGAATGTAAAATGTTATTTGATTCACTTTTTTATTTAGTTAAAAAACAACAAAATGAGATATTTTTGTGCAAAAATTCGTTTTTATCTATGACATAGGTGAATAATTCTTTTCATTCACTTGATGTGAATTATCTAAAACTAATAAATTAGTTTATAATATATACGATTTTTCAAAATATAAAGAAAAAGGGAGGTCATATTATGGCTAACATTAAATCTAAAATTAAAAGTATTGCTAAAATGGAAGCAGCACGTCAAAGAAACGCAGCAATGAAATCACGTGTAAAAACAGCTATCCGTAAAGCAAGAGAAGCAGTTTTAGCTAAGAATGAAAAAGCAGCTGAATTAGTTGCATTCGCTCACAAAACAATTTCTAAAGCTGTATCAAAAGGTGTTTTCCACGCTAACAAAGGTCAAAGAAAACACTCACGTTTAGATGCATTTGTAAACAAAAACAAATAGTCTATAACAATGTATGCA
The nucleotide sequence above comes from Mycoplasma sp. Pen4. Encoded proteins:
- a CDS encoding AbiJ-NTD4 domain-containing protein, translated to MKTNNHKEYNPRKGDTESINFYNFIQAFILNQDYVWVLDFLEFLLKKLNKDYANCRKPEPPYDEPTEICENFKRDGTVERTNNTFKENSIGYRVFNNLTINSIIDENQIQSIENTLKIDDISTHISKALRHLKKQDFENSIKESITDVELCCSKIVNESISGLKDFFAKLKKKKRNLEIHPALEDGYVSLYGWTSDANGIRHAGSLKNRKSATYEEALYMIVSCSAFINYLQQLNNKE
- a CDS encoding type III restriction endonuclease subunit M; translated protein: MNNKNTQEVLLKDYLDKVDKLLPTEFNNDQKELVKLMLELVNEKQPNNLQNAYQFLINRIKLGFRFDAAPDVPNKDKVVILEKDKTRSFKLNDQKPQNQLIIGENYDALKALNLIEWERERERERA
- the rpsT gene encoding 30S ribosomal protein S20, whose product is MANIKSKIKSIAKMEAARQRNAAMKSRVKTAIRKAREAVLAKNEKAAELVAFAHKTISKAVSKGVFHANKGQRKHSRLDAFVNKNK